From a region of the Candidatus Gracilibacteria bacterium genome:
- the rplD gene encoding 50S ribosomal protein L4 has protein sequence METKVYDQTGKESGSVKLNEKVFGLELNEGLVHRALVLQLANARVAIAHTKTRGERRGSTRKIFRQKGTGNARAGANRSPIRKGGGIVFGPRNNRNFTLGMNKKERQRALFCLLSAKVQNNALIVVKTLDMKEVKTQAMDAVMKSLPLGKTALIALASRNVNVEKSSANLKTIKTIHASYLNIADLLKYETLILPEDAVKQLNELAA, from the coding sequence ATGGAAACAAAAGTATACGATCAAACATGAAAAGAATCTGGATCAGTGAAACTTAATGAAAAAGTTTTTGGTTTAGAGTTAAACGAAGGCTTAGTACATAGAGCTTTGGTTTTACAATTAGCAAATGCACGAGTTGCGATTGCTCATACTAAGACTCGATGAGAACGAAGAGGTTCTACTCGAAAAATATTCAGACAAAAAGGTACAGGTAACGCTCGAGCTGGTGCAAACCGATCTCCTATAAGAAAAGGTGGTTGAATCGTATTTGGTCCAAGAAACAACCGAAACTTTACACTTGGTATGAATAAAAAAGAAAGACAAAGAGCTCTCTTCTGTCTCCTTTCTGCAAAAGTGCAAAACAATGCTCTCATAGTCGTGAAGACTCTTGATATGAAAGAAGTGAAGACTCAAGCAATGGATGCTGTTATGAAATCTCTTCCACTTGGAAAGACTGCTCTTATAGCTCTTGCTTCTAGAAATGTTAATGTTGAAAAATCATCAGCTAATCTGAAGACAATCAAAACTATACATGCTTCATACTTAAATATAGCAGATCTTCTCAAATATGAGACACTTATTCTTCCTGAAGACGCAGTGAAACAATTAAACGAACTTGCTGCATAA
- the rplW gene encoding 50S ribosomal protein L23 — translation MRLYTILQKPIVTEKTSNQNLGGQSRYAFEIAPSATKIDVKKAIKELYGVDVASVNILNTREKFKFGKKRTMQLRKRSAKKAYVTLKNAKDVIDVTILK, via the coding sequence ATGAGACTGTATACCATATTACAAAAACCAATCGTTACAGAAAAGACTTCAAACCAAAATCTTGGAGGTCAATCAAGATACGCATTTGAAATTGCTCCTTCTGCTACAAAGATTGATGTAAAGAAAGCAATTAAAGAACTCTATGGAGTAGATGTTGCAAGCGTAAATATTCTAAACACGAGAGAAAAATTCAAGTTTGGAAAAAAACGAACAATGCAATTACGAAAAAGAAGTGCTAAAAAAGCATACGTTACTTTGAAAAATGCAAAAGATGTTATTGATGTAACTATACTCAAGTAA
- the rplB gene encoding 50S ribosomal protein L2: MGLKKFKPTTPGRRGMTGIDYSDLTVSTPNKALTTSLKRSAGRNNTGRITIRHKGSGHAKKYRLVDFFMTDKKTIPAKVETVEYDPYRSGFIALICYADGERRYILAHNTIKVGDSIITNDSAQLTDGNRMEIGNIPVGIKVFNLELIVGQGASSIRSAGTYGTINSQEGEYTQVKMPSGEIRLVHKKCFATVGQVSNPDHNQVVIGKAGRSRWMGKRPTVRGKAMNPVDHPHGGGEGRSPIGMKAPKTPWGMVALGKKTRSRKKTTGRWILKTRKGKLMM; the protein is encoded by the coding sequence ATGGGACTTAAGAAATTCAAACCAACTACTCCGGGTCGAAGATGAATGACGGGAATCGACTATTCAGACCTTACGGTAAGTACTCCAAATAAAGCTCTTACGACTTCACTCAAGAGAAGTGCCGGGAGAAATAATACTTGACGAATCACTATTAGACATAAAGGGAGTGGACATGCTAAGAAATATAGACTTGTAGACTTCTTTATGACAGATAAGAAAACTATTCCTGCGAAAGTAGAAACGGTTGAATATGATCCATATAGATCTGGATTTATTGCTCTTATTTGTTATGCTGATGGTGAAAGAAGATATATCCTTGCTCATAATACTATTAAAGTAGGTGATTCAATCATTACTAATGATTCAGCTCAACTTACTGATGGAAATAGAATGGAAATCTGAAATATCCCAGTTGGTATCAAGGTATTCAATCTTGAGCTCATTGTAGGTCAAGGTGCATCATCCATTAGATCAGCAGGTACCTATGGTACTATCAATTCACAAGAAGGGGAATACACTCAAGTTAAAATGCCTTCAGGAGAAATTAGACTCGTACATAAAAAATGTTTTGCTACTGTTGGACAAGTTTCTAACCCTGATCATAATCAAGTGGTTATTGGTAAAGCTGGACGAAGTAGATGGATGTGAAAGAGACCTACTGTTCGAGGTAAGGCTATGAATCCAGTTGATCATCCACATGGTGGTTGAGAAGGTCGATCTCCTATCGGTATGAAGGCTCCTAAAACTCCTTGGGGTATGGTGGCTCTTGGGAAGAAAACTCGAAGTCGAAAGAAAACAACTGGTCGTTGGATTCTAAAAACTCGAAAAGGAAAACTAATGATGTAA
- the rpsS gene encoding 30S ribosomal protein S19, translated as MTRSLKKGPYIYDRLVQKVEKLNESGKKTVIKTWARNCTVIPEFVGHTFGVHNGRAHTPVFVTEDMVGHKLGEFSHTRTFRGHAGNRK; from the coding sequence ATGACAAGAAGTCTAAAAAAATGACCTTATATATACGATAGACTCGTACAAAAGGTTGAAAAATTGAACGAATCAGGAAAAAAGACCGTGATTAAAACATGGGCTCGTAACTGTACAGTAATTCCAGAATTTGTGGGTCACACTTTTGGGGTTCATAATGGTAGAGCACATACTCCAGTTTTCGTAACTGAAGATATGGTTGGTCATAAACTTGGTGAATTCTCTCACACAAGAACATTCAGAGGACACGCTGGAAACAGAAAATAA
- the rplV gene encoding 50S ribosomal protein L22, producing the protein MKALAQNIRISPKKLAVVAEIIRGMNAEEALKFLKFAPKKGADILYKVVHSAVHNAQHNDNQNSADLYLNTLVITKGIVYKRGRPVSRGRMHPILKRTSNIRLELQVK; encoded by the coding sequence ATGAAAGCACTTGCACAAAATATTCGTATTTCTCCTAAGAAACTTGCTGTAGTAGCAGAGATTATCAGAGGAATGAATGCAGAAGAAGCACTAAAATTCTTGAAATTTGCCCCTAAAAAAGGAGCTGATATCCTCTATAAAGTTGTTCATTCTGCTGTACATAATGCACAACATAATGATAATCAAAATAGTGCTGATCTTTACCTCAATACTCTTGTTATTACAAAAGGTATTGTATATAAGAGAGGAAGACCAGTTTCTAGAGGAAGAATGCATCCAATTTTGAAAAGAACTTCAAATATTAGATTAGAACTTCAAGTTAAGTAG
- the rpsC gene encoding 30S ribosomal protein S3: MGHKVSPIAFRLPYIVNWKSSWYGDTKNYKESLGQDIKTRELLARELTGIPIGDILISRDQENVIVDIFTAKASLILGKTGENVENIKTKLQNKIGGKFIINVKEIKQPDVNAKIVAFSIANQVEKRMPYKRAIKQAIQKAMEKGAQGIKVKVGGRLNGAEIARKETFKEGNIPTQTIRSNIDYSTMRAETVYGTIGLKVWIYKGDIYKKSKKLDS; the protein is encoded by the coding sequence ATGTGACATAAAGTCAGCCCAATAGCATTTAGACTCCCATATATCGTTAACTGGAAATCATCATGGTATGGTGATACTAAAAACTATAAAGAGTCACTTGGACAAGATATCAAAACAAGAGAACTTCTTGCAAGAGAACTTACATGAATTCCAATAGGTGATATTCTTATATCAAGAGATCAAGAAAATGTTATCGTTGATATATTTACAGCAAAAGCTTCACTTATTCTTTGAAAAACTGGAGAAAACGTTGAAAACATAAAAACAAAACTTCAAAATAAAATTGGTGGAAAATTTATCATCAATGTAAAAGAAATTAAGCAGCCTGATGTAAATGCAAAAATAGTAGCATTTTCTATCGCAAATCAAGTTGAAAAAAGAATGCCATATAAAAGAGCTATCAAACAAGCTATTCAAAAAGCTATGGAAAAAGGAGCTCAAGGTATCAAGGTTAAAGTAGGTTGAAGATTGAACGGTGCTGAAATTGCTCGTAAAGAAACCTTTAAAGAATGAAATATACCAACTCAAACTATCAGATCAAATATTGATTATTCAACAATGCGAGCTGAGACAGTATATGGAACCATTGGTCTCAAGGTTTGGATATATAAGGGAGACATTTACAAAAAGTCAAAAAAACTTGACTCATAA
- the rplP gene encoding 50S ribosomal protein L16, which yields MLQPRKTKYRKPHRGRLKGSASRGAEIAFGEFAMKATTRGYITSRQIESARRAMVRYVKRGGKIWIRIFPDKAYTAKPLEVPMGGGKGSVEMYRAPVKPGRILFEMTGVTPEIAREAFTLASYKLPVKTKIILD from the coding sequence ATGTTGCAGCCAAGAAAAACTAAATATAGAAAACCTCACCGAGGGAGACTAAAAGGGTCAGCAAGTCGAGGTGCTGAAATTGCTTTCGGAGAATTTGCTATGAAGGCAACGACTCGAGGGTACATCACTTCAAGACAAATAGAATCTGCTCGTAGAGCTATGGTTCGATATGTAAAAAGAGGTGGAAAGATTTGGATCAGAATCTTCCCTGATAAAGCATATACAGCTAAACCACTTGAAGTTCCGATGGGATGAGGGAAATGATCTGTAGAAATGTATAGAGCTCCTGTAAAACCTGGTAGAATCTTGTTTGAAATGACAGGTGTTACTCCAGAAATTGCACGAGAAGCTTTTACGCTGGCTTCATATAAACTGCCAGTCAAGACTAAAATTATACTAGATTAA
- the rpmC gene encoding 50S ribosomal protein L29 — protein sequence MKELKDLNLKSKDALNKLSADKLKEELHTAQKNLYVMKMKNVVGEQKQTHLIKPLRRYVASVMTLQGKV from the coding sequence ATGAAAGAATTAAAAGATTTGAATTTAAAATCAAAAGATGCTCTGAATAAACTCTCAGCTGATAAACTGAAAGAGGAACTCCATACTGCTCAAAAAAACCTTTATGTAATGAAGATGAAAAATGTTGTAGGAGAACAAAAACAAACTCATCTTATTAAACCTCTAAGAAGATATGTAGCAAGTGTCATGACACTTCAAGGAAAAGTATAG
- the rpsQ gene encoding 30S ribosomal protein S17: MRTITGTVVSNKMDKTIVVSVDTFKTHPKYHKKYKVTKRFYAHDEANASQVGDTVTIQESRPLSRLKRWTVATSV; this comes from the coding sequence ATGAGAACGATAACAGGAACTGTGGTTAGTAATAAAATGGATAAGACAATAGTTGTGTCAGTTGATACTTTTAAAACTCATCCTAAGTACCACAAAAAATACAAAGTTACAAAAAGATTCTACGCACACGACGAAGCAAACGCAAGTCAAGTAGGTGATACTGTAACTATTCAAGAGTCACGACCACTATCTCGACTAAAGAGATGGACGGTAGCAACAAGTGTATAA
- the rplN gene encoding 50S ribosomal protein L14 — protein sequence MIQTESRLVVTDNSGAKEVLCIKVLGGSHRRYASIGDIIVCSVKKAAPDGTIKKKKVVKAVVVRTAKEIKRPDGSYVRFDDNACVIIGDDGNPRATRIFGPVARELKAKGYNKIVSLAPEVL from the coding sequence ATGATACAAACAGAATCAAGACTCGTTGTAACAGATAACTCTGGAGCAAAAGAAGTTCTTTGTATAAAAGTACTCTGAGGATCTCATAGAAGATATGCTTCTATCGGTGATATCATTGTATGTTCAGTAAAAAAAGCTGCACCAGACGGTACAATCAAAAAGAAAAAAGTTGTTAAAGCAGTAGTTGTAAGAACAGCAAAAGAAATTAAAAGACCAGATGGAAGTTATGTTCGATTTGATGATAACGCTTGTGTTATTATTTGAGATGATGGAAATCCAAGAGCAACTCGTATATTCGGTCCAGTTGCACGTGAATTAAAAGCGAAAGGATACAATAAAATAGTATCTCTTGCACCAGAAGTATTATAA
- the rplX gene encoding 50S ribosomal protein L24, with the protein MKIRSGDNVVVISGTRKNKGKTGKVLKVFPVTGKVIVEGVNIATKHIKKQGTTAGQIMKMEKAIDASNVMLECPITKKPTRVGYVMIEEKGVQKKFRFSKIAAKTNNKDPKDCIIK; encoded by the coding sequence ATGAAAATTCGATCATGAGACAACGTTGTTGTTATATCAGGAACACGAAAAAATAAAGGAAAAACAGGAAAAGTATTAAAAGTTTTCCCAGTTACTGGAAAGGTAATCGTAGAATGAGTGAATATTGCAACAAAACATATAAAAAAACAAGGAACTACAGCTGGGCAAATAATGAAAATGGAAAAAGCAATCGATGCTTCTAACGTTATGCTAGAATGTCCAATTACAAAAAAACCTACAAGAGTAGGATACGTAATGATAGAAGAAAAAGGAGTTCAAAAAAAATTCAGATTTTCTAAAATAGCAGCAAAAACAAACAACAAAGATCCAAAAGATTGTATTATTAAATAA